AGGATGTCGCCATCCTTCAGGCCCGCCACGGCCGTGGCCGCGGGCTCACCGATGCAATCATCGGCGAAAGCGACGGGCTTCTTGACGACGTTCGACAGCGCCTCGGCGACCGGCTTGAGCGAGTCCTTGGCATCGCGGCCCTTGGGCCGGCCGAAATGCGCGAGCAGGATGACCTTGCCGCCCTTGTCCGAGATCTCCGTGATGGTCGGCGCGACGCGCTCGAGCCGGGTCGCGTCACTGACGCGACCATTGTCCATGGGTACGTTGAGATCGACGCGCAGCAGCACGCGCTTGCCCTTCACGTCGACGTCGTCGAGGGTGCGGAATTTGGCCATGTCCTGATCACTCGTTAGCTGGCGATGCTAAGGCGCATCGCGCTCGGGTGGATTGCCTTCCTGCCTGGTCGTTACCTCGCTTCCCTGGCGCATGCCGTACGCAATCAACGCGAACAGCATAATGACGCCAGGGATTCCGATCCAGGCAGGAAGCATAACGCTCCCCTTAGATCACCTTCGACATCGCCACCGCGGTGTCGGCCATGCGGTTCGAGAAGCCCCACTCGTTGTCGTACCAGGACATCACGCGCACCAGCGTGCCGTTCTGCACCTTGGTCTGGTCCATGTGGAAGGTGGACGAGTGCGGGTCGTGGTTGAAGTCGATCGAGACGTTCGGCGCCGTGGTGTAACCGAGGATGCCCTTGAGCTGCTGCTCGGAGGCGCGCTTCATCGCCTCGTTGATTTCCTTCGGATCGGTGGCGCGCTTGGCGACGATCTTGAGGTCGACGACCGAGACGTTCGGGGTCGGCACGCGGATCGCGACGCCGTCGAGCTTGCCCTTCAGTTCGGGCAGCACGAGGCCGATCGCCTTGGCCGCACCGGTCGAGGTCGGGATCATCGACATCGCCGCCGCACGGCCGCGATAGAGATCCTTGTGCATGGTGTCGAGCGTCGGCTGGTCGCCGGTATAGGCGTGGATCGTGGTCATGAAGCCGGTCTCGATGCCGACGAGATCGTTCAGCACCTTCGCAACCGGCGCGAGGCAGTTGGTGGTGCAGCTTCCGTTGGAGACGACCAGATGATCCCTGGTCAGCGTGTCGTGGTTGACGCCGTAGACGATGGTGGCGTCGGCGCCGTCGGCGGGCGCGGAGACCAGCACGCGCCTGGCGCCGGCGGTCAGATGCGCGGCGGCCTTGTCCCTGGCGGTGAAGATGCCGGTGCATTCCAGCGCGATGTCGACGCCGAGATCCTTCCAGGGCAGCTTCGAGGGATCGCGCTCGGCGGTCACCTTGATCTTGCCGTCGCCGAGGCTGATCGAGTCACCGTCGACGGTCACGGTGCCGGGGAAGCGGCCATGGACGCTGTCGAAGCGGAGCAGATGGGCGTTGGTCTCGACCGGGCCGAGATCGTTGATGCCGACGACCTCGATGTCCTTGCGGCCGGACTCAGCGATAGCCCGCAGGACGTTGCGGCCGATACGACCAAAACCGTTAATTCCGACGCGGACTGCCATGTTTCGTCTCCTTATGACCGTTCAATGACGTGTTCAATAACCCCGATGATCCCGCACAACGCGCTTAGCGCGCCTGCGAGGGTTTTTTAGGGCGGACGCCCGGTTCGGCCGGGCGGTGCTTGATCATATGAGAGATTACGTAGTCCTTTTTTTTGGCAAGCTCAACTCTCAGGAAACGCGCTTCAGCACGGCGTTCACCGCAGCCTCGGCGGTAATGCCAAAATGCTTGTAAAGGTCCTTGGCCGGCGCGCTCGCACCGAAGGAATGCATGCCGACAAATTCGCCATCCTGGCCGATCACGGCATCCCAGCCCCAGCGCACCGCGGCCTCGATCGCGACCTTCACCGGCGCATTGCCGATGATGGCGGCACGCTTGGCCTCTGGTTGCGCTAACAACAGCTCGAGCGAGGGCACCGAGACCACCCGCGACGGGATGCCGCGCTCGGCGAGCTGCTTCTGGGCGGCCACCGCGATCTCGACCTCGGAGCCGGAGGCGAACAGCGTCGCCCTGGCTTCGCCCTCGGCCGCGACCAGCTCGTAGGCGCCGGCCGCGCACGGATTCTCGTTCGGCGCGGTGGTGCGGAGCTGCGGCAGGTTCTGCCGCGTCAACGCCAGCACCGTCGGACCGTCGATACGATTGAGCGCAAGCTCCCAGCACTCGGCGACCTCGATGGAATCGCAGGGGCGGAACACGCGCATGTTCGGAATGGCGCGAAGCGCTGCAAGATGCTCGACCGGCTGGTGGGTCGGGCCGTCTTCGCCGAGGCCGATGGAGTCGTGCGTCATCACGTAGACGACGCCGGCGCCCATCAATGCCGCAAGGCGCATCGCGGGCCGTGCGTAGTCGGTGAACACCAGGAAGGTCGCGCCGTTCGGCGCAAAGCCGCCGTGCAGGAAGATGCCGTTCATGGCCGCGCACATGCCGTGCTCGCGGATGCCGTAATGGATGAAGCGGCCCTTCGGCGTCTTGGCGGAGAACGCGGTCGCCGACTTCGCCTTGTTGTTGTTGGAGCCGGTGAGGTCGGCGGAGCCGGCAAGGAATTCCATCGGCATTGCGGCGGCGATGACTTCAATCACCGCTTCCGACGATTTGCGGGTGGCCGCAGTCATCGGCTTTTCCAAGAGTTCCTTCTTGTAGGCGCGCACGGCCTTTGCGAGCGAAGCCGGGCGCTTGTGGCGCAGCCGGCGCTCGAACTCGGCGCGCTTGCGGCTGCCGAGCTCACCGAGCCGTGCTTCCCATTCCTGGCGTGCCGTCGCGCCGCGCGCGCCGGCTGCGCGCCAGGCCTTCAGCACGTCATCAGGCAGGGAGAATGGCTCGAGCGAGATGCCGAGGTTTTCCTTGGCGGCCTTGAGCTCGTCGGCGCCGAGCGCCTCGCCATGCGCTTTTGCGGTGCCGGCCTTGTGCGGCGCGCCGAAGCCGATGGTGGTGCGGCAGGCGATCAGCGTCGGCTTGTTGGATTTTTGCGCGCGGGTGATTGCTGCGGCAATCGCGGCCTGGTCATGACCGTCGATCTTCTCGGCGGCCCAGCCGCA
This portion of the Bradyrhizobium diazoefficiens genome encodes:
- the gap gene encoding type I glyceraldehyde-3-phosphate dehydrogenase, translating into MAVRVGINGFGRIGRNVLRAIAESGRKDIEVVGINDLGPVETNAHLLRFDSVHGRFPGTVTVDGDSISLGDGKIKVTAERDPSKLPWKDLGVDIALECTGIFTARDKAAAHLTAGARRVLVSAPADGADATIVYGVNHDTLTRDHLVVSNGSCTTNCLAPVAKVLNDLVGIETGFMTTIHAYTGDQPTLDTMHKDLYRGRAAAMSMIPTSTGAAKAIGLVLPELKGKLDGVAIRVPTPNVSVVDLKIVAKRATDPKEINEAMKRASEQQLKGILGYTTAPNVSIDFNHDPHSSTFHMDQTKVQNGTLVRVMSWYDNEWGFSNRMADTAVAMSKVI
- the tkt gene encoding transketolase, with translation MTQVDPNRMANAIRGLSMDAVEKAKSGHPGLPMGAADVATVLFTQFLKYDATAIDWPDRDRFVLSAGHGSMLLYSLLYLTGNADMTLDQLKQFRQLGGLTPGHPENFHTKGIETTTGPLGQGISTAVGMALAEKMLAAEFGKKIVDHHTYVLASDGDLMEGVSQEAIAMAGHWKLGKLIVLYDDNGISIDGPTSIADSVDQVKRFKACGWAAEKIDGHDQAAIAAAITRAQKSNKPTLIACRTTIGFGAPHKAGTAKAHGEALGADELKAAKENLGISLEPFSLPDDVLKAWRAAGARGATARQEWEARLGELGSRKRAEFERRLRHKRPASLAKAVRAYKKELLEKPMTAATRKSSEAVIEVIAAAMPMEFLAGSADLTGSNNNKAKSATAFSAKTPKGRFIHYGIREHGMCAAMNGIFLHGGFAPNGATFLVFTDYARPAMRLAALMGAGVVYVMTHDSIGLGEDGPTHQPVEHLAALRAIPNMRVFRPCDSIEVAECWELALNRIDGPTVLALTRQNLPQLRTTAPNENPCAAGAYELVAAEGEARATLFASGSEVEIAVAAQKQLAERGIPSRVVSVPSLELLLAQPEAKRAAIIGNAPVKVAIEAAVRWGWDAVIGQDGEFVGMHSFGASAPAKDLYKHFGITAEAAVNAVLKRVS